One genomic window of Desulfuromonas acetoxidans DSM 684 includes the following:
- a CDS encoding AI-2E family transporter codes for MSLNKAHFLLFYLTMTAAIASGLAIFSSASTITVLLRSAASGLFVPLLLSLIAAFLLDPLVNAMEKRHIPRTRAIFSVFFMISATLLLLGSWLIPYTQNMWDSLLSDFPRYTSQLITYLREAQASWQSRFPFLEQYDLTQTVRTTAEQVLSFILVQTPKSALKLGSLMILVPIFSFFFLRDGTTIMRGLTSLAPNRYFEMAHDLSFLVSRQMAHFVRGRIIEAAIIGIVVATGLSLTDIRYAPLLGLFAGITNLIPYIGPIVGMIPGILIAAVDLGLGGQFWWIVILYILIAQVILDNFILIPILISRVANLHPVLVILAIVMGGKLYGVLGMIIGVPIASAFKIAFIEIRHYRRAFALPETGGERHSSP; via the coding sequence ATGAGCCTCAACAAAGCACATTTTCTGCTGTTTTATCTGACCATGACGGCAGCAATTGCCAGCGGTCTGGCCATCTTTTCGTCGGCTTCGACCATCACGGTGCTGCTGCGTTCTGCGGCCTCCGGACTGTTTGTCCCCCTGCTGCTGTCGTTGATCGCCGCCTTCCTGCTCGACCCGCTGGTCAATGCCATGGAAAAACGCCACATCCCGCGCACCCGGGCGATTTTCAGTGTATTTTTCATGATTTCGGCAACACTGCTATTGCTCGGCAGTTGGCTGATTCCCTATACGCAGAACATGTGGGACTCCCTGCTGTCCGACTTTCCCCGTTACACGTCACAACTGATCACCTATCTGCGCGAGGCACAAGCGTCCTGGCAGAGTCGTTTCCCCTTTTTGGAACAATACGACCTGACCCAGACCGTGCGGACCACGGCAGAGCAGGTACTATCCTTCATTCTGGTGCAAACGCCGAAATCCGCTTTAAAGCTGGGCAGCTTGATGATCCTAGTGCCGATCTTCTCTTTTTTCTTTTTACGCGACGGCACCACCATCATGCGCGGGCTGACCTCTCTGGCTCCCAACCGCTATTTTGAGATGGCCCATGACCTGTCGTTTCTGGTCAGCCGCCAGATGGCCCACTTTGTTCGTGGCCGCATTATCGAGGCAGCGATCATCGGCATTGTCGTGGCTACCGGACTCAGCCTGACCGATATCCGCTATGCACCACTACTTGGACTGTTTGCCGGAATCACCAATCTGATCCCCTATATCGGCCCAATTGTCGGCATGATCCCCGGCATCCTTATTGCCGCCGTCGACCTTGGTCTCGGCGGACAATTCTGGTGGATCGTTATCCTCTACATCCTCATTGCCCAGGTGATTCTCGACAACTTTATTCTGATTCCGATTTTGATCTCACGCGTGGCCAACCTGCATCCGGTGCTGGTGATTCTAGCCATCGTCATGGGCGGAAAGCTCTACGGAGTACTCGGTATGATCATCGGCGTACCCATTGCCAGCGCCTTTAAAATCGCCTTTATTGAGATCCGTCACTACCGCCGCGCCTTTGCCCTGCCGGAAACCGGCGGTGAGCGCCATTCATCGCCGTAG
- a CDS encoding sigma-54-dependent transcriptional regulator, whose translation MSGGQRVLLIDNEEGLCRMMEAVLKDSGYQVKSYTRSFEAVEDFEAETYDLVISDIKMPGMDGLEVLQKIRSKDQRVPVIMITAYATVETSIQALRKGAYDMLTKPFEPEELLYRVKNALNHTLLAEENQELKKELSDKFSFDNIIGASSGLKSVLETVKKVAVRDTSVLITGESGTGKELIAQAIHHNSPRRNQRFMAINCGALPESVLESELFGYKKGAFTGAGSDRKGILETADGGTLFLDEIGNLPMNVQKTLLRFLQEQEFMRIGDTKPIKVDVRVISATNADLQEEMDEGRYREDLFYRLNVVNIHLPPLRERTADLPLLAAHFIRQQNKKFGTSVQGLTPEAMQLLCAYDWPGNIRQMENVVEACMTLESADLISLSVLSQFITVDATNQTTPAPTSSEDYAQALGEFETNYLINLLNSTGGNVEEAARQAGMNMATIYRKLKKYQIRKEDYLPR comes from the coding sequence ATGAGTGGAGGACAACGTGTCCTGTTGATCGACAACGAAGAGGGGCTATGCCGCATGATGGAAGCGGTCCTCAAGGACAGTGGCTATCAGGTCAAATCCTACACCCGCTCCTTTGAAGCCGTCGAAGATTTTGAAGCCGAAACCTATGATCTGGTAATCAGCGACATTAAGATGCCCGGTATGGACGGTTTGGAAGTGCTGCAAAAGATTCGCAGCAAAGACCAGCGTGTTCCCGTTATCATGATCACCGCTTATGCCACGGTGGAAACCTCAATCCAGGCGTTGCGTAAAGGCGCCTACGACATGCTTACCAAACCGTTCGAACCCGAAGAGCTGTTGTACCGGGTCAAAAACGCCCTTAATCACACCCTGTTGGCAGAAGAGAATCAGGAACTGAAGAAAGAACTGTCCGACAAGTTCTCCTTCGACAATATCATCGGGGCCTCCTCCGGCCTCAAATCGGTGCTGGAAACGGTCAAGAAGGTTGCGGTTCGCGACACCTCGGTCCTGATCACCGGCGAATCTGGGACCGGCAAAGAGCTGATTGCCCAGGCCATCCATCATAACTCGCCACGCCGCAACCAGCGTTTCATGGCCATCAACTGCGGCGCGCTACCCGAATCGGTACTGGAAAGCGAACTGTTCGGCTACAAAAAAGGAGCATTCACCGGTGCCGGCAGTGACCGCAAAGGCATTCTCGAAACCGCCGACGGCGGGACCCTGTTTCTCGATGAGATCGGCAACCTGCCGATGAATGTGCAGAAAACCCTGCTGCGTTTTCTTCAAGAACAGGAGTTCATGCGCATCGGCGACACCAAACCGATCAAGGTTGATGTACGGGTGATCTCCGCCACCAACGCCGACCTACAGGAAGAGATGGACGAAGGGCGCTATCGCGAGGACCTGTTCTACCGTCTCAATGTCGTCAACATCCATTTGCCGCCGCTGCGCGAACGCACCGCAGATCTGCCTCTGCTGGCCGCCCATTTCATCCGCCAGCAAAACAAGAAATTCGGCACCAGCGTCCAGGGGCTCACCCCCGAGGCCATGCAGCTCTTGTGCGCCTACGACTGGCCCGGCAATATCCGCCAGATGGAAAATGTGGTTGAAGCGTGCATGACGCTGGAGAGTGCCGACCTCATCAGTTTATCGGTACTGTCGCAGTTCATCACAGTCGATGCCACCAATCAGACCACTCCGGCCCCAACCTCCTCGGAAGACTACGCCCAGGCACTGGGGGAATTTGAAACCAACTATCTGATCAATCTGCTCAACTCCACCGGAGGCAATGTCGAAGAAGCCGCCCGCCAGGCAGGCATGAACATGGCCACTATTTATCGCAAGCTGAAGAAATATCAGATTCGCAAAGAAGACTATTTACCTCGATAG
- the epmA gene encoding EF-P lysine aminoacylase EpmA, which produces MSDPNWGLLKKKHRLNERARMMQTIRAFFVAQEFLEVDTPYRIPCNAPEAHIDPVTSSGQVLHTSPELCMKRLLAAGYERIFQLCHCWRAEERGQRHLGEFTMLEWYRAEADYTDLMEDCEGLLRALCPQGTLSYQGMSITLQDPFERLTLSDAFDRYAPMSLTEAIDNTCFDEIYTQHIEPNLGKHQPTFITHYPADMAALARLCPEDPDHAERFELYIAGMELANAFSELNDPAEQRQRFVAEQALREQMGKAPSPLPEPFLQELEHLPPSAGIALGIDRLAMLLTDSTTIDGVVAFTPEML; this is translated from the coding sequence ATGAGCGACCCAAACTGGGGTCTGCTGAAAAAGAAACACCGCTTAAACGAACGCGCCCGGATGATGCAAACCATCCGGGCGTTTTTCGTCGCGCAGGAGTTTCTTGAGGTGGACACCCCGTACCGCATCCCCTGCAATGCTCCTGAAGCGCATATTGATCCGGTCACCAGCAGCGGCCAGGTTTTGCACACATCCCCAGAACTGTGCATGAAACGACTCCTGGCCGCCGGCTATGAACGCATTTTTCAACTTTGCCATTGCTGGCGCGCCGAAGAGCGTGGGCAACGCCATCTTGGCGAATTCACCATGCTGGAATGGTATCGCGCCGAGGCCGATTACACCGACCTGATGGAGGACTGTGAAGGACTGCTGCGCGCGCTGTGCCCACAAGGGACACTCAGCTATCAAGGGATGTCGATCACGCTTCAAGACCCTTTTGAACGTCTGACACTCAGTGACGCATTTGACCGTTACGCCCCCATGTCACTGACTGAAGCAATTGACAACACGTGCTTTGATGAAATTTACACTCAACACATCGAACCCAACCTCGGAAAGCACCAGCCAACCTTCATCACCCATTACCCGGCTGACATGGCCGCCCTGGCCCGACTGTGTCCCGAAGATCCCGACCATGCCGAACGCTTTGAGCTGTACATCGCCGGGATGGAGCTGGCCAATGCGTTTAGTGAACTGAATGATCCGGCTGAACAGCGCCAGCGATTCGTTGCCGAGCAGGCGCTGCGTGAGCAGATGGGCAAAGCGCCGTCACCTTTGCCAGAGCCGTTTTTACAGGAACTGGAACATCTGCCGCCATCGGCAGGGATTGCCTTAGGGATTGACCGCTTGGCCATGCTGCTGACGGACAGTACAACCATTGATGGGGTGGTGGCGTTTACGCCGGAGATGCTGTAG
- a CDS encoding glutamate synthase subunit beta: MQSFIQTSRTEPVKSEVSERILDFGEIYTLYTAKKVALQAERCVQCGDPFCTVIGCPLNNAIPQWLQAIAEHDLEKAFRLSNETSPFPEVLGRVCPQANLCEGACTLDDGYGAITIGAIEASITDLALKEGLEIPFPGVIRDKKVAVVGSGPAGMSCAHFLLRAGIEVEMFERASKPGGLLTYGIPGFKLEKGIVERRFKMLKRAGLVLRLNCAVGEDITLQELHDQYDAVFLGTGATEGKSARLDHENSDQVFYAMDYLTQVQQRLYGQEWDARFNVAERNVIVIGGGDTAMDCVRTAIREQAKNVTCLYRRDQANMPGSVKEYRNAVEEGVEFLFNETPHAIVVDDNGKIIGVDAVRTELGEPGEDGRQRVREIDGSEHCVAADIIILALGFDVAENDALETLGVKANQWHEIQTDAESGQTGNGKIFAGGDCCRGADLVVTAAADGRKAAMAIMEQLLGK, translated from the coding sequence ATGCAGAGTTTTATTCAGACATCACGAACCGAACCGGTCAAAAGCGAAGTCAGCGAGAGGATTCTGGATTTCGGCGAAATCTATACCCTCTATACCGCGAAAAAAGTGGCGTTGCAGGCTGAACGCTGTGTGCAATGCGGTGACCCGTTCTGCACTGTCATCGGCTGTCCGTTGAATAATGCCATCCCCCAATGGTTGCAGGCCATTGCTGAGCATGATCTGGAAAAGGCCTTTCGTTTGTCCAACGAAACCTCCCCGTTTCCCGAGGTGCTTGGTCGGGTGTGTCCCCAGGCCAACCTGTGTGAAGGGGCCTGTACTCTGGATGACGGCTACGGGGCGATCACCATTGGTGCTATTGAGGCCTCGATTACCGATCTGGCTTTGAAGGAAGGGCTGGAAATTCCGTTTCCCGGCGTCATCCGCGATAAAAAGGTAGCCGTGGTCGGCTCCGGTCCGGCGGGAATGTCCTGCGCCCATTTCCTGCTGCGTGCCGGTATTGAAGTCGAAATGTTCGAACGAGCTTCCAAGCCCGGCGGACTGCTGACCTATGGCATTCCCGGTTTCAAACTGGAAAAAGGCATTGTTGAGCGACGTTTCAAGATGCTCAAGAGGGCTGGATTGGTGCTCCGCCTCAACTGTGCGGTTGGCGAAGATATCACGTTGCAGGAGTTGCACGATCAGTACGATGCCGTGTTCCTCGGCACTGGTGCCACCGAAGGCAAAAGCGCCCGTCTCGACCACGAAAACAGCGATCAGGTGTTTTACGCCATGGATTACCTGACCCAGGTGCAACAGCGTCTTTACGGCCAGGAATGGGATGCGCGGTTCAATGTTGCCGAGCGCAATGTCATTGTTATCGGTGGCGGTGATACGGCCATGGACTGTGTGCGCACGGCCATTCGTGAGCAGGCCAAGAACGTCACTTGCCTCTACCGCCGTGACCAGGCCAACATGCCCGGCAGTGTCAAAGAGTATCGTAATGCCGTGGAGGAAGGGGTCGAGTTTTTATTCAATGAAACTCCTCACGCCATTGTTGTCGATGACAACGGCAAAATCATCGGCGTGGATGCCGTGCGCACTGAGTTGGGGGAACCCGGAGAAGACGGTCGCCAGCGGGTGCGGGAAATTGACGGCAGCGAGCACTGTGTGGCCGCAGATATTATCATTCTGGCTCTCGGCTTTGACGTGGCGGAAAACGATGCGCTGGAGACGTTAGGCGTCAAAGCCAATCAATGGCATGAGATTCAGACCGATGCCGAGAGCGGACAAACCGGTAACGGTAAAATTTTTGCCGGCGGCGATTGCTGTCGCGGTGCTGATTTGGTGGTGACGGCGGCGGCCGATGGCCGTAAGGCTGCCATGGCGATCATGGAGCAGTTGCTGGGGAAATAA
- a CDS encoding cache domain-containing protein: MKLMKSLRLRWKMLVVVLPLVLIPLIVVGGIVSYTSVDLARQGINKASMDDLEHMAAFTRHLLESHHQQFQVYQKERKDDFITDLKTLAKIAENMVAAEQRLVENGEITLKVAQQRVRKQLKQVNIGETGYLYALTSDGTLQVHVAREQENILNEQDGDGRFFIRQMVETAKATEPGELNLIRYPWRNEALGDTLFREKLAAYLYFPQWDWVIAAAGYISESYTDMMFEQQALNDLKEKIKQKKVGLTGYIFCMNSKGTFTIHPQDEGQNFIDIRDRSGHEFIREMCEKKQGWIRYPWGDEGAARMKIVRYEYFEPWDWIVAVGCYEDEFYEAANTISWNSAKLTLAVTLLTSLICVLLVSYASKVFTDPIREMIRVIRRVKKGHLDEQMDIDSNDELGELAHTFNRMTEIITQNQEMQASLAQHGKMASLGVLSSGVAHEINNPLGVILGYAGYIENKIGEKDPNYHYIHEIKRESKRCRKIVQDLLSYARTPQSVLEKTDINALLDQIVDFAANHTDMHHVTIVKNLSPGLPELNIDGDQMRQVAINLILNAGGAIKDHGRLEVETRRDNEDILIIFRDSGVGIEQEILERIFEPFFTTKEKGTGLGLAISKQIIEQHHGSIHMTSTPGVGTTVTVRLPQDSEEYLL, translated from the coding sequence ATGAAGCTGATGAAAAGTTTGCGTTTGCGATGGAAAATGCTGGTGGTGGTTCTGCCGCTGGTACTTATTCCGTTGATCGTTGTCGGCGGCATTGTCAGCTACACCTCTGTCGATCTGGCCCGCCAGGGCATCAACAAGGCCAGCATGGACGATCTCGAACACATGGCGGCCTTTACCCGCCACTTGCTCGAATCCCATCATCAGCAGTTTCAGGTCTACCAGAAGGAACGTAAAGACGACTTCATCACCGACTTAAAAACCCTGGCCAAGATCGCAGAAAACATGGTGGCCGCCGAACAGCGGTTAGTGGAAAACGGCGAGATTACCCTCAAAGTTGCTCAACAACGTGTCCGCAAGCAACTCAAACAGGTCAATATCGGCGAAACAGGCTATCTTTACGCCCTGACCAGCGACGGCACTCTGCAGGTACATGTAGCCCGCGAACAGGAAAACATTCTCAACGAACAGGACGGTGACGGTCGCTTTTTCATCCGTCAGATGGTCGAAACCGCCAAGGCCACGGAACCGGGAGAACTTAACCTGATCCGCTATCCGTGGCGCAATGAAGCTCTCGGCGACACATTGTTCCGCGAAAAGCTCGCCGCTTATCTGTATTTTCCCCAATGGGACTGGGTCATTGCCGCAGCCGGTTACATCTCGGAAAGCTACACCGACATGATGTTCGAGCAGCAGGCCCTCAACGACCTCAAAGAAAAAATCAAGCAAAAGAAAGTCGGATTAACCGGCTATATCTTCTGCATGAACAGCAAGGGGACCTTTACCATTCATCCTCAGGATGAGGGGCAAAACTTTATCGACATCCGCGACCGCAGCGGCCACGAATTCATCCGCGAGATGTGTGAAAAAAAACAGGGTTGGATCCGCTACCCGTGGGGCGACGAAGGCGCAGCACGGATGAAAATTGTCCGCTACGAATACTTTGAACCGTGGGATTGGATCGTCGCCGTCGGCTGCTATGAAGATGAATTTTACGAAGCCGCCAACACCATCAGTTGGAACAGCGCCAAATTGACGTTGGCCGTCACCTTGCTCACCAGCCTGATCTGTGTGTTGCTGGTCAGCTACGCTTCCAAAGTGTTCACTGATCCGATTCGCGAGATGATCCGTGTCATTCGCCGCGTTAAAAAAGGTCATCTTGACGAACAGATGGATATCGATAGCAACGATGAACTCGGAGAGCTGGCTCACACCTTCAACCGCATGACCGAAATCATCACCCAGAACCAGGAAATGCAGGCCAGTCTGGCTCAGCACGGCAAGATGGCCTCTCTCGGTGTGTTGTCCTCCGGCGTCGCCCATGAGATCAACAACCCACTTGGTGTCATCCTCGGCTATGCCGGTTATATCGAAAACAAGATCGGCGAAAAAGATCCAAACTACCATTACATTCACGAAATCAAGCGCGAGAGCAAACGCTGCCGCAAAATCGTTCAGGATCTGCTCAGCTATGCCCGCACCCCGCAATCGGTGCTGGAAAAAACCGACATCAACGCCTTGCTTGATCAGATTGTCGATTTCGCCGCCAACCATACTGATATGCACCACGTCACCATCGTCAAAAATCTCAGCCCCGGCCTGCCTGAGCTGAACATTGATGGCGACCAGATGCGCCAGGTGGCCATCAATCTGATTCTCAATGCCGGTGGCGCCATCAAAGACCATGGCCGCCTCGAGGTAGAAACACGCCGTGACAACGAAGACATTCTGATCATTTTTCGCGACAGCGGCGTTGGTATTGAGCAGGAGATCCTCGAGCGGATTTTTGAGCCCTTTTTCACCACCAAAGAGAAGGGAACCGGACTGGGCCTGGCGATCTCCAAACAGATTATTGAACAGCATCACGGCAGCATTCACATGACCAGCACCCCTGGCGTGGGCACGACGGTCACAGTGCGCCTGCCGCAGGACAGTGAGGAGTACCTGTTATGA
- the uvrC gene encoding excinuclease ABC subunit UvrC, whose amino-acid sequence MDSIHDLDLSLVATRPGVYLMFGEDGRVLYVGKARNLRARLRNYVRGEDTRAHVQFLLRRVVRVETIVTDTEKEALILENTLIKKHKPRYNINLRDDKTYVSLRIDITEPFPGIQIVRRVKRDGALYFGPYSSAGALKETLKELYRIFPLRHHRWQQCRRRDRPCLFYQIGQCSAPCHGKISQEDYRKLVDTVIAFLSGRHDDVINMLRDKMAQAAQEMNYEEAARLRDQIRAMEQTIEQQKVVSADGTDSDVVGLHREGGEVEVCLLFVRAGRLVGRRSYLLSWTLDEDELLAGFLQQYYGRDTLIPPKVLLPLLPSSAETLQLWLSERRGSKVHLQVPKRGARSELLELANKNATESYRERGDRRDARTAVLEDIQKSLGLSRLPQRMECYDISNVQGQYSVGSMVVTTDGEPDKAAYRHYRIKTVEGADDFASLHEVLTRRLSRGIEEQDLPDMVLIDGGKGQLAMVDDVLTTLNLHSRIDLVSIAKSRVKRNVRGHAVERSEERFFRPGRKNPVVLRQGSPALFMLERLRDEAHRFAITHHRKLRNKATLESELDKIPGVGPGRRKALLKHCGSVTKVKKASLQELQQVPGVPDSVAQAVYDYFHSAQ is encoded by the coding sequence ATGGACTCCATTCACGATCTTGATCTGTCTCTGGTTGCCACTCGCCCCGGCGTCTATCTGATGTTTGGCGAAGATGGCCGGGTACTTTATGTCGGTAAGGCGCGTAATTTGCGTGCTCGGTTGCGTAACTATGTGCGCGGTGAAGACACGCGCGCCCATGTTCAGTTTTTATTGCGCCGGGTGGTGCGGGTCGAAACGATTGTCACCGACACGGAAAAAGAGGCACTGATTCTTGAAAACACTCTGATCAAGAAACATAAACCCCGTTACAACATCAATTTGCGCGATGATAAAACCTATGTGTCGCTACGTATTGACATCACCGAGCCGTTTCCCGGTATTCAGATTGTCCGCCGGGTCAAGCGGGATGGAGCCCTGTATTTCGGGCCTTATTCCTCCGCCGGAGCCTTAAAGGAAACCCTCAAGGAGTTGTATCGGATCTTTCCGTTGCGTCATCACCGCTGGCAGCAGTGCCGACGTCGTGATCGGCCCTGCCTGTTTTATCAGATCGGTCAGTGCAGTGCGCCCTGTCATGGCAAGATCAGTCAGGAGGACTATCGCAAACTGGTCGATACAGTCATTGCCTTCCTCTCCGGGCGTCATGATGATGTGATTAACATGCTGCGCGACAAGATGGCTCAGGCCGCTCAAGAGATGAATTACGAAGAAGCCGCGCGGTTGCGTGACCAGATTCGGGCCATGGAGCAGACCATTGAGCAACAGAAAGTGGTCAGTGCCGACGGGACCGATAGCGATGTTGTCGGGCTGCATCGCGAAGGCGGCGAAGTGGAAGTGTGCCTGCTGTTTGTCCGTGCCGGTCGACTGGTGGGGCGGCGCAGTTATCTTTTAAGCTGGACCCTGGACGAAGATGAACTTCTGGCCGGATTTCTTCAGCAATACTACGGTCGCGATACGCTGATTCCGCCGAAGGTGCTGCTGCCGTTGTTGCCCAGCAGTGCCGAGACGTTACAGTTGTGGCTCAGTGAGCGGCGCGGCAGTAAAGTGCATCTGCAGGTGCCCAAGCGCGGGGCACGCAGTGAGTTGCTCGAACTGGCTAATAAAAATGCCACAGAAAGCTATCGTGAGCGAGGTGACCGCCGTGATGCCCGCACCGCAGTTCTTGAAGATATTCAGAAGTCGTTGGGGCTGTCCCGGCTGCCGCAACGGATGGAGTGTTACGATATCTCTAATGTTCAGGGTCAGTACAGTGTTGGTAGTATGGTGGTGACCACCGATGGTGAACCCGATAAAGCCGCGTACCGCCATTATCGCATTAAAACCGTGGAAGGCGCTGATGACTTTGCCTCATTGCATGAGGTCCTGACCCGCCGATTGTCGCGTGGCATCGAAGAGCAGGATCTGCCCGATATGGTGCTGATCGATGGCGGTAAAGGGCAACTGGCCATGGTGGACGATGTTTTGACCACACTCAACCTGCATTCCCGCATTGACCTGGTGTCTATTGCCAAGAGCCGTGTGAAACGCAATGTGCGTGGGCATGCCGTTGAACGCAGCGAGGAGCGATTCTTCCGCCCCGGGCGAAAAAATCCCGTTGTGTTACGCCAGGGGTCGCCAGCGCTGTTTATGCTTGAACGGCTGCGGGACGAAGCGCATCGTTTTGCTATTACTCACCATCGTAAGTTGCGCAATAAGGCGACCTTGGAATCGGAATTGGATAAAATTCCTGGGGTTGGACCGGGGCGGCGCAAAGCATTGCTCAAGCATTGCGGCAGTGTGACCAAGGTGAAAAAAGCGTCGTTGCAAGAGTTGCAACAGGTTCCAGGCGTGCCGGATAGTGTGGCACAGGCTGTGTACGATTATTTCCATTCTGCGCAATGA
- the efp gene encoding elongation factor P, with amino-acid sequence MYTCSDLKKGLKLMIDGEPHVIAGFDFTKPGKGQALYKCKLRNMITGALFDRTYRSGENFEPAPLEERDMQYLYQDETGYVFMDNKTYEQISLREETLGDDRYFLVDNMEVKILMFGELGIGITLPNFVTLRVTMAEPWVKGDTAAGNNKPATVETGYNLQVPSFVEEGILIQIDTRTGEYVTRVKE; translated from the coding sequence ATGTATACCTGTTCTGACCTGAAAAAAGGTCTTAAATTGATGATCGACGGTGAGCCTCATGTCATTGCCGGTTTCGACTTCACCAAGCCCGGCAAAGGCCAGGCTCTGTATAAATGCAAGTTACGCAACATGATTACCGGCGCTCTATTTGACCGCACCTACCGCAGCGGTGAGAACTTTGAGCCCGCCCCCCTGGAAGAGCGCGACATGCAGTACCTGTATCAGGATGAGACCGGTTACGTGTTTATGGATAACAAAACCTACGAGCAGATCTCCCTTCGCGAGGAAACTCTCGGTGACGATCGCTACTTTCTGGTCGACAACATGGAAGTCAAAATTCTCATGTTCGGCGAATTGGGCATCGGCATCACGCTGCCCAACTTTGTTACTCTGCGCGTCACCATGGCTGAGCCGTGGGTTAAAGGCGATACAGCCGCTGGCAACAACAAACCGGCCACGGTCGAAACCGGATACAACCTGCAGGTTCCCTCTTTTGTTGAAGAAGGCATTCTGATTCAGATCGATACACGCACCGGTGAATACGTGACCCGCGTTAAGGAATAG
- a CDS encoding acetate uptake transporter, which produces MANESQNLSLQDTTANPAPLGLLGFGMTTVLLNLHNAGFFPLDAMILGMGIFYGGLGQILVGIMEWKKNNTFGATAFTSYGLFWLTLVALILLPKTGVVEASSPFAMGCYLSMWGLFSAFLFLGTFRLSRALQVVFGSLVLLFALLAAADFTGNHALKVIAGYEGIFCGLSAFYTGLAQVMNEVFDREVAPLGAVVIKK; this is translated from the coding sequence ATGGCAAACGAATCACAAAATCTGTCACTGCAAGACACCACTGCAAACCCTGCACCGCTGGGCCTGCTCGGCTTCGGCATGACCACTGTCCTTCTGAATCTGCACAACGCAGGCTTCTTTCCCCTTGATGCCATGATTCTCGGCATGGGCATTTTCTACGGCGGCCTTGGACAAATCCTCGTCGGCATTATGGAATGGAAAAAGAACAACACCTTCGGTGCCACCGCATTCACCTCTTACGGTCTGTTCTGGCTGACATTGGTTGCCCTGATTCTGCTGCCGAAAACCGGCGTTGTTGAAGCATCCTCTCCCTTTGCTATGGGTTGCTACCTGAGCATGTGGGGCCTGTTCAGCGCATTCCTGTTCCTCGGCACCTTCCGTCTCAGCCGTGCACTTCAGGTGGTCTTTGGTTCTCTGGTTCTGCTGTTTGCCCTGCTGGCCGCTGCCGACTTCACCGGAAACCATGCCCTGAAAGTGATTGCCGGTTATGAAGGGATCTTCTGCGGTCTGTCTGCTTTCTACACCGGTCTGGCTCAGGTCATGAACGAAGTGTTTGATCGTGAAGTTGCCCCTCTTGGTGCCGTTGTCATCAAGAAGTAG
- a CDS encoding cyclic nucleotide-binding domain-containing protein, whose product MNGLWESIFRSKTDEETLAGFLAKIPVFTELGKRDLNYLENLVHVRNYKAHETVFEQGDPGSGLYIIRSGNVAIFTRDNYDREEELALLGPGDFFGETTLASPAPRTVSARTTESCELLGLFRSDLLATSDKHPEIANRILFGLTKMISERLQTATFQLRNLQQRLEEKESPQS is encoded by the coding sequence ATGAACGGGCTGTGGGAATCGATTTTCCGTTCCAAGACAGATGAGGAAACCTTAGCCGGTTTTCTAGCCAAAATCCCGGTATTTACCGAACTGGGTAAACGTGACCTGAACTACCTGGAAAACCTGGTCCACGTCCGCAACTACAAAGCCCACGAAACGGTTTTTGAGCAGGGCGATCCCGGTTCCGGTCTGTATATCATCCGCAGTGGGAATGTGGCGATTTTCACCCGCGATAATTACGACCGCGAAGAGGAACTGGCACTACTCGGCCCCGGCGATTTTTTTGGCGAAACCACTCTGGCCTCTCCGGCACCACGGACCGTCTCAGCACGAACCACGGAATCCTGTGAACTGCTGGGGCTGTTTCGCTCGGACCTGTTGGCAACGTCGGACAAGCATCCAGAGATCGCCAACCGCATCCTGTTCGGACTGACAAAAATGATCAGCGAACGTCTGCAAACAGCAACGTTCCAACTGCGCAACCTGCAACAGCGCCTTGAAGAGAAGGAATCTCCCCAGTCATGA